The genomic segment AGCCGGTTGGCGGAAATATACCTTGGCCTGAAGGCTTACGACAAGGCTACGAGCACGACAGATGAGATCTTGAAGCAGGATGCCAAGAACAGTGACGCGCTCCTCCTGAAAGGGCGCATCCTACTCGCCCAAGGCAAGAGTGCCGAAGCCATTCCCCAGCTCACGGGTGCGGTCAGCAGCCAGCCCGGCTCCGCAACGGCTCGCTATTTCCTCGGCGCTGCGTATCTCCAATCCAATAACCCACTGCGTGCGGAAGCCGAGTGGACCGAAGCCATCAAGACCGCGGGTCGATTCATACAGCCCTATATTGCTCTCGCCCAGCTGAAGCTGAACGCCGGCGACTCCGACTCGGCGATCCGGCACGCCCAACGGGCATTGAACATTAACCGGGATTCTGCTGAGGCTCGCCTGATCCTCGGCAGCGCTTATCTCAACAAAAAAGATTACAGGAGTGCAGTGGCGGCACTGCAGGAGTATGTCAAACGGAATCCCAAGAGCGCGACCGGATTTCAACGCCTGGGTCTTGCCTATCTTGCGCAAGGCAACTTCCAACAGGCCGAGGCCAGCCTGGAAGATGCGCTCAAGTGCGATGCCGGCTTCATGGATGCCCTGGTCAGCCTGACAAATCTGAACGTCTCACAACAAAGGCCCGACAAGGCTATCCAAAGACTGAACCAGCAAATCGCTTTGTTGCCACGGCAGCCGCGTTTGTATCAGCTTCTCGGTGAAGTCTATCTGACGCAGAAGAACAACGCCAAGGCTGAGGAAGCCTACAAGAAGGCAGCGGAAGTAGATCCCAAGGATTTGAACCATCGACTGTTACTAACGGACTTTTATGAGAGAACCGGGAGACCCGAGAAGGCCCTGGAGACCCTTCAGGAATTGATCAAGAATGCCCCGACTAATCTCGACTTGCAGAAACGGCTCGGCAATCTCTATCTCAGCCAAAAATCCTTCGATAAGGGACTGAAGTTGGCGGATGACATCCTGAAGGGCAGCCCGAAGGACCTGGATGCCCGTGTCCTGAAAGGAAGAGTTCTGCTCGCTCAGGGCAAGAATGGGGCCGCCATATCTGAGTTGCGGAACGCCGTGAACGACAACCGGAACTCGGCAAATGCCCACTACTTCTTAGGACTGGCCTATGCACAGGACAAGCAGATGCAACGGGCGGAATCGGAATTCAATGAAGCCATCCAGAGGGACCAGAAACACGTGGCTGCCCAAGTGAGCATGGCTGAACTCAAGCTGGCTGTCGGCGACGGCGGAGCCGCAATCCGTTATGCGCAAGAGGCGGTCAAGTTGAATCCCGATCTGGATCATGCGCATCTCGTACTCGGAACCGCCTACATTACTCAGAAAGATTTCAGGAGAGCTGGCCCGGAACTCGAGGGGTTCCTGAAGCTGAATCCGGGCAATCCAGTCGCCTTGCATCGCCTTGGGCTCGCCTACGCCGGCCAGGGCGATATGCCGAAAGCGCAGGAATTGCTCGAGCGAGCCCTGAAAGCAAACCCCAAGAGCACGGAATCCCTGGCCGCACTCGCAGACATTCAGTTGGCGCAAAAAAAACCTGCCATGGCTATCCAGCGGATTAATCAGCACCTGGCTCAAAATCCTGCCGATGGCAAAGCATACGAGCTTCTCGGCCAGCTGTTCACCAAGCTGAATGACCGCGCGCAAGCAGAGCAAGCCTACAGGAAAGCACTATCAGCGGATAGGAACAGCTTTTCCACCTATGCCCTGCTTGGGCAGCTCTACATGGATCGAAAAGCCAGCGACCAGGCGATCGGCACCTTCGAGAGTGCCTTGAAAGAGAATCCCAAGTCGGTGGAAGCCAACACCATGCTCGGCATAATCTATCAATCGCTGAAGACCGATCCGGAAAAAGCCAAGAATTACTACCGAGAGGCCTTGAAGAGTGACCCGCAATTTCCGGTGGCCGCCAACAACCTAGCCTGGATACTCGCAGAGTCGGGAGGAAGTCTCGAGGAAGCTCTGAAGCTCGGCAAGATGGCAGAGGAGAGAATGCCGGACTCGACGGAGGTAAGAGATACACTGGCATGGATTTACTATAAGCAAGGCGCCTACAGGACGGCAATTGATCTGCTCCTCGATTGTGTCAGAAAAGAGCCTCAAAACTCCTCGTTCCTGTTTCACCTGGGGATGAGCTATTTCAAGAACGGCGATCCGAAAAAGGCGAAGGAAGTGTTGTCCCAGGCTACCAAGCTGGACCCGAATCTGTCCGCTATGCCGGAAGTTAAGAGCATTTTATCAAAATCTTGAATTCCGATTGGCTCCTTGGCCCGGATTATTCATGAATGAATGGCCAAGACAGATCTCCGGACGCCGAAAAGCGCGGCCGTCCGCCGACAGTTTTGCTCTTGTCAGCGTATAGGCAGTTTTGCCGCCCCGCAGGGGTCACGGCTTCGCGCTGATCGGGCTTGCCATGCAACTTCAGGAATAATTCAGGTTGGCTGTGTTTTTCGAAAGTGTCGCTAACGTTTACAATGACTGAATTCTCGATATCTCATTGATGAACAATCACTTGCGATGCATTCACTCAAATCCGCTTTTTCCAAGTGTAGCTGTTCTTTACAAATTCAAGCATGTCCCAAGGGTAGCCGGGCTCCCAGGGGATTCCTACCATCGATTCATTTAATTGAAAACAAATGAAATACCTCATGTCGAACATATTCCTTCTGTTTTCGGCACGGTACTTGCTTTAATCAGGCTGAGCATCAAGAGGGATGGCCGTAGGGGCCCTTCCCAATCGATGGAGGAATCACAATGAGACGTCTCGCAGCTCTTTCACTCATCGCTTTGGCAGTTCTGATTTTGGGAATGCCCGCTTACGCCGGACCGATATTACGTCTGACTGATGTTACAAAATCGATACAGATCGCGATCGGCGATAACACCACCCTGGATCTCGATCCTACCGTTGGCGTTATCACTATTAGCGTTAACCTGGCCAATCAGACTCTGTTCCCCGGTTCAACTTCCACCTGGACGGTCAATGCGACAACGGGTTTAACCAAACCTTATCAGGGCACAGCCATCGTTCCGAGCATGGATCTGAATTCGGTCGATGCGAAAGGCCCCGGTACTTTAGTGATTGAATTCACTGATACCGATTTCGGGCCTCTCCCGGTCAACTACTCTTATGTGGGCGACATCGGCGGGACTACGGTGGGCAAGGTGAGCTACAATGCCTACTTAGATCCTGGAAATGTGGCGTTTGCTCCGACGGTGAGCCTCTTTGGCATCGGGCCCTTCGGACCTGGAGGTTTCAATGGAACCGGCACCTCTGGGGCATTAACCGCTGCTTTCCCTTACTCCATCACCCAGTTGGTGACAATCGTTCACACCACAACGGGAACGTCGAGTTTTGACGCCACCCTCACGGCGGTGCCCGAACCATCAGCTCTACTCTTGCTCGGTTCCGGACTCGCAGCTTTGGGGGTTTGGCGGTTGCGCAAGCGGAACTAGAACACATCGCATTTATTACGGCGTTTAAAAAGAACCTCATCCCTTCGGGGTGAGGTTCTTTTTTTTGCTCATCGATCAGGTTCATGCGGCGGGGGCATCGAGAGTACGGCGGGCCAACACCTCAGCAGCCAGTTTCTCCTGTCCCTCCGTAGTCGGATCCCAGCTGAACTGCTCGTCGAAACGACGCACAGCCGGTGCGTGACCTATGAATCCATCTTCCACCGGTGACCTTCCGAAGTGGCACTCCCTAGCAGCGGAGATGGGTGTGCGCAGTGCGCACATTTGAACTGAACAGAGAGTGTCGATGAAAGGGAAACAGCAGAACTTTTGTACGCGTCCGGTGAACCCATGACGCGATTTTCCCGGGATGAATGGTTCTGTTGTGACAGGGCGTGGATCAGAGAACGGCTGCCGCCCGTGCCGTCTTCCACTTGTCGTGCAGCAAATCCTCCAGGTTGTTCTGAGGATGTGTGCTGATGCGTTGAAGAATGTCGCGCAGGTATTCGAATGGATCGACGCCGAGACGTTTGCACGTCGTTGTGATGCTCGTCGCAAGAGAAGGCATATAGCTTGCGCTTGTCCTCCTGGTATTCGAGCGTGCCGAAGTGACACCAGTCAATCTCAAAGCGATCACCAGGGCTGGAGTCGACACGAACGAAAGCACGCGGCGGCCGCACTATCTTGCGCACCGTCTTCAGGTACTGCTGCAAGATCGTCAGGCCCCCTTCGTGACCCAGGGACGCAGCCGGTCGGCAAGAACCACGTCGCTTGCCTCTGGATCCGTGTCCATGAGCTCGCGAATGACCGGCTTGAACGCATATCGAGGTTGGTCTTTGTCGGCTGCCTGACAATGGGCGGCGGCGCAGGAGAACACTCGTACTTGACAACCGCGTCGCGGCTGACATGGAGTTTGCGGGCCACACGCCGGACCGACCATCGTTCCCCGTACCGCAAACGGTAGATCGAATCAATCCTGACAAGTGGCGGCGGAGCAAATCTTCTGGTCGGGAAGGAAGCAGGCAGGAAAACCTCTCCGCAATATGGGCAGATGCAGGGTTGAACGATCATGTCGGTTCTCCCGAAAGGAAACTGGTCAGACTCCAAAGCGCTGAGTATGCTCCAGGAGATCGCGTCAATCCGTCGCTCTATGTGTAGAAGGTGACTAGAGAGTTTTTCTTCTACCTCCTCGCAGATGTTTTCTATTTAATTGAATTCTATTGCTGATGTAGTGCGGCAGGCTCTGGATGCGATGTCCAGGCCATAGATCCGTTGGACTGAATGAGGATTCTCGCCGCCTCCCATTCGCCGTAGTCGATTTGAAAAATACTCGACTTTCTCGGCCTCCCTTCCAGACCGCATCCGGTTTCCCGCGCACTATCTGATCACGAGATCGACGAGCGTAACTTTTCGCAAGCAGGGAGATTATCCGCTGTGCTGGAAGTGTAGGGACGTGTGTGAAAACTCCATATCCGGCAACATCGTTTTGGTGTAAAATCCCCTTTGTGATCGACTCGGGGCTCTGAGCAGTTGCAGCAGACGAGCGAAGTTAACACAACATCTTATCTCAGAACCTGAATTGCGGCCGCACCCAGGCTGTGATCCGAAATGCAGTCAATTCGGACTATCCTTCTCAAACCGCGAATCGTTCCCGGTGAGGATCCGCATTGACGCAGCGAAAACTAGAGCCGAGCTGCATCCGATCTGCCGCTTCTTCGGCGCAGACGAGAAATAACTGCAGGAGGACAGGCGCTCCTGCATCCTATGTGGAGCGATTTTTCACCATGCTACGACAGATTAGGCTTGAAGCGTCGACGGTTTGCCAGCTCAAGTGTCCAGTTTGTCCGACGGCGCGAGGCATCATTCGGAACGAATTGGGCTCCGGTTACCTCACACTTGCACGATTCCGGGAACTGGTCGATCGGAATCCGCATATCTCCTGCATAGAGCTGTCCAATTGGGGCGAAGTGTTTTTGAACCCTGAGATCTATGAAATAGTGGAACATGCTTACAAGCAGAACGTCGTATTAACCGCCGCCAACGGATCTAATTTCCAGTTTGTCAGCGAAAAAGTTCTCGAGGGATTGGTCCGATACAAGTTTGGCCTCATAGTTTGTGCCCTTGATGGCGCAAGCCAGGAGACATATGGCAGATACCGAGTAGGTGGAGATTTCCAGAAAGCAATACGGCATATCGAAATCATCAACTCTTTCAAGGAACGTTACCGATCCCCCTTTCCACTTTTGCGCTGGCAGTTCATCCTCTTCGGACACAATGAGCGTGATATTCCTTCGGCCCGGGCATATGCCAAAAAACTGCGCATGAGTTTTCGGATCAGACCGAATTTTGATGAAAGTTATTCTCCCATTACCAACAGCGGTCCCATCCGCAAGAAAAGCCGGTCGGGGGTCTCGAGCCCGAACGGATATTTAAAAAGTCATCGCACGATGTGGCTCGAAAAACATTTGTGCGGTGAATTGTGGCGATCGCCTCAAATCAACTGGGACGGCCGAATTCTCGGTTGCTGCATCAACTATTGGGGAGACTTCGGCAACGCTTTTGGAAGGAGCCTCAGAGACGCTCTGAATTGCCCCCAACTCTTGCGAGCCAAAATGATGCTGCAGGGTAAGGCGGAACCACAAGAGGGTATTCCCTGTGCGACGTGCCATGTCTACCAGCGGATGCGATCTGCTAATGACTGGATAAAAGACAGGGATATTCTGGTGGGAAGACTTGTGAATAAAGAGTTCCTCTGCCTTCTCATTCAGCGTATCGGATGGAGAAGACTGGAACCGTTACTTCGAGTTATCGGCACCATAGGCAATCGGTTACTCTCTGAATTGGCATGAGTATAAGGCCTTTCCTGTGTTTCTGCAGGCGGTTTCGGCCTTCCTGCTCCATTTCCAACTGTTTCAGCGACACATCATCGCCACAGCTAACAGCCAGATTTTGTCAACAAAACACCCTGAGAAGTCTGATGTGCGAACCGAGCCCACAAAGGTAGCTACGGAATCCGGGGGCAGGCTGTATTGGAAAGGCCCAGTAGAGGATCTTCAGGCGATCGGTCCGGCGGTTGCAGAAAACCAGCAGATATCCTGCCAACGGGTTACAGCGGATGATGCGCTCCGCCATCATCGATAAACCGTCAAACAACCTGCGCATGTCGCACGGTACCGTGCACAGGTAAACCTTGATCGCGGCTGGGAAGCTCAGCATCGATCCGGTTCCATGGCGGCCAGCACGGCGCGCAAAGTTTCTCCGTCAACACCTTTATGAATGCGAAGCCGACGACCGTCGCTGAGCACCAGCTCGATTCCGGCATCTGTGGCGGCTAGGTCATCGCTGACCAGGGCAAGACTCGCATGGCGCTGGTCACCAGCCGCCTTGCACAAAGTGCCTTTCCGAACGTCCGTCTCCAGGCGGCGCCGCTACCAGTAGAACTGGCTCACGGTCAACTTTCGCTGTCGGCAAAACTCGCGGATTGATAATCCGCTGCGCGCTGCTTCACCAATTGTTCTCTGCCAACGTCGATGCTTGCCCGGATCTATACATCTTCGACCTCGAGTCATGTGTCCCTCCGTTAGTTCGCACACATGCGGCATGTACGTGTGCATTTGCTGGGAAGTATCGCCCTGTTCCTTCAGGAGGGAAAGGATTGCCAGCTTTCTTCAGCTTTGAACGCAGCTGTTTAGCCTTGATTAGGAGAAGGGCTGATCACTCACCACCAAGAGGGCCTGCTTCCCAGTGGCATTCGTTTGGGTTTTATGCCCGGTAGCCCGTGGGCGGATACTGCCCTGGAGTCCAACAGGAGGCTACGGAAGCGCCACTCGATCGAGGAATGTCAAGATGGGTTTCCGGAGGCATCCGACGGTGTAAGCTCAACTGAGTAGATCATCTCCCTTGCGCTGCAGTGGCCCTTGTAAAGGCGCAAGGTCGCCAAACCATCACTGCTCCAACCCCTGATCTCCGATTGATAATCGAGACCTTGGACTTCCACTTTCGCTTCGGGGTAACAGCGAACGCAAAACTGGACTGTTTGTAATCCCGAGTCTTTACGAAGAGTATCTTGAATTCGGAGGGAGTTCTCTCCGAGTTCGATGCGCCGCAAGAGGATCATGCCGGGTGCGGACATCGGTTCGGGACATATTGGATCACCTGTCTGTATTCCGAGGTTATCGCGCAGGAGCTCCATCAAATGGGCCAATGCGATACGAAAACCACGAAACCTGACGCGAACGAAATCGTACTCTAACTCCAAACCTCCGGAATTTAGCGTCGCGTGCTTGGGTGCAGACGGAATGCACGCGGAGGAGCCGTGAACAATAACGGGTACGTAACCGACGGGGAGCACATTTAAGTGCTCCAGACCTCGCGCGTAACGGTACCACAGGAGGCTTGCGTGCCTGCGGAGGCGTCCGTCGGGCATGGACGTCACCCCCCAATCCGTCGAAAAGGTCTTTGGAATCGCACCGATCAACCTTCGTTCCCCGATTCCGAGGTGCAATATGGTCGGTCCAAAATATCTGCGATCGCGCACACGAGGGCTCCAGGAAGTGCGAACAAACACCTCCGCTGTAGAACGACAGAGCTTTGTGACTCCCAGGTCTACGGAACTCATCATCTGAATTGAGCTTGCCGCTGGAGCTTGTGGAGCTTGATATGTTGCAGGAGGGCAGAACAGGTCACCTAATAGTACATAGGCAGACGACGCAACTGAATACTCGCTCGGAACCGTATAACCGTCGCGCGACCAAGAGCACTCATCATTGCTCTCCGAACCTCGGAAGTAGTTCACTTGGAGCCACTCCGAACGTGTGCGTGGTGTACTGATGTAGACCCGCTCTTGTCTCCGAGCGAGGTGTAAGTAATGCTCGCGGTTTGATGGATCAAGTGCGGCAGCCATTTTGAGGCAGAAAATCGTGAGGCCAACAGCAAACGTAGTATTATCTGAGCGACCGAAATACGAGAATCCACCTGCTGCCGTCATCAGAGGAACAATTTGCCGCATGCCTTCCACGAAGAGAGTCTTTATCCGCTCATCGGAACAAAACAGGTGACAGATGGCGAGCACAAACTGAAACTTCATACAGTACGTCGGAGGGAATTGCCGGTGATCCGCACCCGCCCTGGGCAGGTCCCAATAAAAACCCTCGGGGGACCGATATCGTTCAAATTGGGATATCGCAAATGCCAGCGCGGATCGCGCGACAGGCATACCAATCGCCAGGGGCCGCAGTAGCAGCTCAGCAGCTACCTGCAGAACATAAACATTGTTGCCACAAGGCCGATTGTAAACATCGCTGTATGTTGGTCGCGCATTGCGGCAGTGAGTTTCCAGAATCTGCCATAGTTCCGCGTGCTGAATTCGCTGGGAACGGAGAATCAACAGAGCCAAACAGTTTGCAAAGCTCGTAAATGCGTTTTCCTCGCCCTCTTCGTTCCAGATCCGCAGGCGTTCTGCAGCCCGGTTTAAGTCAATGGGGTTTCGGCCATCGAGCACGTACAAGAGGATTAACGCTAGGGCGAAATAGGGCTCGGTGTAGAACGCCCAAGCTGGTTTCGCGCACATATCCTCTGTAACATAGTCATGCGGATATTCCCGAGCGATGGCCTCGACAACGGAGCGAGCAAACTCGATGGTCTCTGCCTTGCCTGTACGAACCGCGGGTTCGAAGGATTCCTCAGTGCCCAACTTACAGCCTTTCCCAGTATGTCCGCATGGCAGCTTGCCAACAAGTTCAAATTCCAGTCGGCACGGTCACGGCAATATCGTCGGGGTGTGCCCTCTTCTCGGTGACCGTATGTTCTGCGGGATAGCCGAACAGGAACATCAGATACATACGTCGATATGGAGGAATGTGGTACCGTTTGCACCACTCATCCTGTGCGTCGTCGTCGCCGCCGTACATGAGACATCCCCCCAATCCTAGGGCAGTTGCGGCAAGCGCCATCTGCTGCCCCACAATGCCGGCATCCTCGGCGGGGGCCCATTTCTCAGGGTACAACCGGATGTCGATGGTGATAAAAATCGTGACCGGCGCACGTTCTTGGAGGTTCGTGTTGGAAACACTGCGAAGCTTGCTGTCCCCTCCCAGGTTCGGGTTCCTGTGAACATAGAGCTTCCATGTCTGCCGGTTGCAGGAACTGGGGGCATGGGTGGCCGCCCTGAGTATCTCGTGGATTTTTGCTTCTTCGACAGGAATGGGCTGCCAGAAACGAACGCTCGATCGCTTCAGCAGAACGTCGAAAACAGGCGAATGTGGATTAAACAGCTGCGAATGCTCGACCGGATGCGATTGAATCTCGCCGGTTTCGGCCCACCTCATATAGTCCTGGAGGTTGTCTTCGGCCCAGAGAATGAACTCCCGCTGGGGATACTTGCGCCGATACCACTCGTCGAGCGCCGCTCTCACCAACGCGGGCTTGCTGTGCCCCCTGCCCTCGCGTTTGTCATTGCGAACCCCCTTTTCGACGGAGTGGCCAAACCAGCGAATGTACATGGCCAGCAGATCCTGGTCCATTTCCTCCAAAGGTAGGCTCACACAGTCCGAACTCCGCTTCTGTTCGATCGTGCTATGAAGGATTCGATATTGGATCCAGAGGGAAAACCTGTTCAGCCACACACAAAATGCAAATAGCCTTCCCTTCAGAAACCGCCTTAACCTCTTGGCGACATCTGCTGAAGGGGCAACTGGAGTGCACGCGGCCACTCTCTGACCACGGGCGGTTGGCGTATGAGCCCATTCGGGAGCGCAACCGGCGCGCTCTTCATTTTCTGCCTTCGTCGGACGACCTTCTCCCATTTCGCAGCAATGCACCTTGCGCCGGTTCGAGCAGGCACAAACATAGAATTGAGTACCGAACGCAACCAAAATATTCTATCGGAGGAACCATAGTCTTTTTATATCATCGTGCAGAATTTTTCCAGTTAAATCAGACAGTGTGTCGCGCTGCGGGCATCGGCCCTTGTAAGAATGCCAGCGGACCAAAAAAATGAATCGCCCGCAACACTATTTTCTAACCTCCCAGTTCAGCTGTCTCATCTTTGATCTGGGCCGGCGGCAGCGCGTAAAGTCTCCTGCGCCGGTCCTTTGCCAAGCAAGCGCTTTCCGGTAGCACGCCGAACTCTCAGGCCGCGATCTCTTTTTTGCCCCGTGTCCGCAAACGGAAACTGAAATGTCCTGGCTTCGAGCCGTTTATACCAGATGACCCAATCATCCCAATCCCAGCAAAAGATTTCCGGCCGGTCAGTGCGGCTGTCGCATAAGGCTGGCGGCCTGTAACGGTGGATTGGTATTAACTGCGATTCCATGTTCCGTATCCCGGTACATCCACTTGATTGGCTTCCGCTGTCTATTATAGAGGCGAATGTACCTCCTAAGCTTGGGACTGAGGTCCTTAACCGAAGTAAATATGCCTCGAGCAACCATGTCGTGCTCAATTTATAAAGACCATGTCTCTACCTGGTTAAGCCAGGAAGAAGAGGTCAGGGTCAATTGAAGTTGCACATTCTGATAATCGCCAAGGAACTGCTGAACCCTATGCGTCCTGTGAGTCCAGAGGTTGTTGACAATGATGTGAATCTCCTTGCCGCGCGGTTGGTGCGCCACAACATCGGCCAGAAACGCAACGAATTTCTCGATCGAGTGGCGGGGTACCGTCGCACGAATGACATCGCCAGTTAGGGAAGGGTGCACATATGGGGCTTGAGTGACGCATACAGGCTCTTTCTCTTTGCTGTGGTCAGATTCATTTGCTCGCGGCGTCATGAATGGGGCAGGCTAATACCTCAGCGAATAGTTTCTCCTGTCCCTCCGTAGTCGGATCCCAGCTGAACTGCTCGGCGAAACGCCGGGTCGCGGCACGGTCCGGATAGCATGCAAACAACCGCACTATGCCTTCGGACAGACCCCTCGTGCTCCGGTCGTCGATCAGGACACCGGCTTCAGGAACTGTCACAATCTCAGGAGTGCCCCATATGCGGGTCGCGGCCACGGGCGTCCCGCATGCCATCGACTCCAGGAGCACGTTTGCCCACCCTTCCCGGCTGGAGGCGAGTACCAAGGCATCGGCAGCACCATAGTATCGAGCCAACGCTTCATGGGACAGAGTCCCAAGGAACGTCACCCGCTCTCTCAGCCCGAGGGAGTCTGTGAGTCTTCGCAGCTTGCCTTCCTCTGCGCCTCCGCCCGCTATCGCCAAACGAAAACCAGGCAGGCAAGCTAAAGAGCGAATAACAAGGTCATGGCCTTTGCGCGGGATCAAACCACCCACCGAAAGTAGTGTCTGACCGGTTACGCCCAGCCGGTCGCGCACCGCATGTCTATCCTGCGGTGGCTTAAAAAGCGCGAGATCCACACCATTGCGCAAGACTGTGACCTTATGAGCCGGGATTCCGAGTTGAACGAGAGTGTCCTTCAGCGCCTGGCAGACCGTGATGATTGCAGCGCAACGCCGCGCAGCCCACTGGATCATTCGGCGCGGGAAGTGATGGCGCGGGATCAGATTCAGATCTGTTCCCCTCGCAGTGACCACCACCGGCTTTCCCAGGGCACGGCCCAGCATCACTGCGGCTACGCCGTCGGGATAGAAATAGTGGGCGTCAATGATGTCGAAATCGTACCCTGTCTCGACGATCCGCACGAGCATCGGCTTGAGCGCCGCAGCCATCAGCCATGGCGCCGCTGTCATCCCAACCTTCGGGATGAGGGGATATCGCGGATGATCGACATCGATCCCGTGCCAGACTTCGCGGCGCGGAACCCTGGCGAGTTTTGCATAGGATCCGAAGATCGAGTGCTTGAGTGGAAACCAGGGCACCGGCGCCACCACCCTGCTCTCCACCTTTCCGCCTGCGAGCAGGTGTCTAAGCCGGCTTTCAACGAAGATACCATGGGTGTGCCGGATCGAGTCAGGATACAGGGTGGTAAAGGTGAGCAGCTTTAGGGCCAATCTGTGAGACTCCTGCACGCCGACATGATCAAGACCATCGGCGGCCGTCGGCGCTTTTCGGCGTCCAGAAATCTATCTTTGCCATACATTCATGAATAACCAGGGATCAAAGAATCTGTCTTCATGCGCTCGGTTGTGCCCCGGGTGCTTTTGCG from the Terriglobia bacterium genome contains:
- a CDS encoding transposase domain-containing protein translates to MPSLATSITTTCKRLGVDPFEYLRDILQRISTHPQNNLEDLLHDKWKTARAAAVL
- the tnpB gene encoding IS66 family insertion sequence element accessory protein TnpB (TnpB, as the term is used for proteins encoded by IS66 family insertion elements, is considered an accessory protein, since TnpC, encoded by a neighboring gene, is a DDE family transposase.), whose amino-acid sequence is MLSFPAAIKVYLCTVPCDMRRLFDGLSMMAERIIRCNPLAGYLLVFCNRRTDRLKILYWAFPIQPAPGFRSYLCGLGSHIRLLRVFC
- a CDS encoding tetratricopeptide repeat protein is translated as MAAITIHAARKIAITLLLITLLLITGSCSQDPKQLIETGKSYFDQKKYGDALIQFRKAVQADPRLAEAHYQLGRTYLVSSYFAEAKQELMTAVDLDPNHLQAQLKLGNLLLLDRKAAEARGKAELILKRDPKNVRALILFANSYAGVIDLNNSIEELWIGYRVEPRLLPSYLDLGADLNARRNPELAEQIYQKAISSDDRSVEARLALANFYLYSKRPADAEATLKSALALDPKSVDANQALGFFYLQDRKLDLAEQVYKELQELYPKDVGHSMVLAGFYLAAEKVDKSIATLQQMVAADPKYLLARKRLADIYLNQRSFELAANQADEILKQSASDGDARLIKGRVLLYQKKTSESLAEFQTVVKASPGSAWAHYFLGLAYLQAGDRLHADEELSSALKRDETLFQANLAMAQLRLDTGDFESAVRYAKQALNLNPNVSEAHLILGSAYASLGDAQNGSHELEDFVRINPDNLAGLRNLGLLYMAQGEQDRAEAKFDAALKADPKDSDTLVALANLYASQKRPDKSVQRISQAIAQFPNEARLYEVLGQFYLTQNNREKAEQAYQKVAQLDAKNRPTILADYYAQVGNPEKSIEVLQTVLKERPANTSARSRLAEIYLGLKAYDKATSTTDEILKQDAKNSDALLLKGRILLAQGKSAEAIPQLTGAVSSQPGSATARYFLGAAYLQSNNPLRAEAEWTEAIKTAGRFIQPYIALAQLKLNAGDSDSAIRHAQRALNINRDSAEARLILGSAYLNKKDYRSAVAALQEYVKRNPKSATGFQRLGLAYLAQGNFQQAEASLEDALKCDAGFMDALVSLTNLNVSQQRPDKAIQRLNQQIALLPRQPRLYQLLGEVYLTQKNNAKAEEAYKKAAEVDPKDLNHRLLLTDFYERTGRPEKALETLQELIKNAPTNLDLQKRLGNLYLSQKSFDKGLKLADDILKGSPKDLDARVLKGRVLLAQGKNGAAISELRNAVNDNRNSANAHYFLGLAYAQDKQMQRAESEFNEAIQRDQKHVAAQVSMAELKLAVGDGGAAIRYAQEAVKLNPDLDHAHLVLGTAYITQKDFRRAGPELEGFLKLNPGNPVALHRLGLAYAGQGDMPKAQELLERALKANPKSTESLAALADIQLAQKKPAMAIQRINQHLAQNPADGKAYELLGQLFTKLNDRAQAEQAYRKALSADRNSFSTYALLGQLYMDRKASDQAIGTFESALKENPKSVEANTMLGIIYQSLKTDPEKAKNYYREALKSDPQFPVAANNLAWILAESGGSLEEALKLGKMAEERMPDSTEVRDTLAWIYYKQGAYRTAIDLLLDCVRKEPQNSSFLFHLGMSYFKNGDPKKAKEVLSQATKLDPNLSAMPEVKSILSKS
- a CDS encoding radical SAM/SPASM domain-containing protein; its protein translation is MLRQIRLEASTVCQLKCPVCPTARGIIRNELGSGYLTLARFRELVDRNPHISCIELSNWGEVFLNPEIYEIVEHAYKQNVVLTAANGSNFQFVSEKVLEGLVRYKFGLIVCALDGASQETYGRYRVGGDFQKAIRHIEIINSFKERYRSPFPLLRWQFILFGHNERDIPSARAYAKKLRMSFRIRPNFDESYSPITNSGPIRKKSRSGVSSPNGYLKSHRTMWLEKHLCGELWRSPQINWDGRILGCCINYWGDFGNAFGRSLRDALNCPQLLRAKMMLQGKAEPQEGIPCATCHVYQRMRSANDWIKDRDILVGRLVNKEFLCLLIQRIGWRRLEPLLRVIGTIGNRLLSELA
- a CDS encoding PEP-CTERM sorting domain-containing protein, whose translation is MRRLAALSLIALAVLILGMPAYAGPILRLTDVTKSIQIAIGDNTTLDLDPTVGVITISVNLANQTLFPGSTSTWTVNATTGLTKPYQGTAIVPSMDLNSVDAKGPGTLVIEFTDTDFGPLPVNYSYVGDIGGTTVGKVSYNAYLDPGNVAFAPTVSLFGIGPFGPGGFNGTGTSGALTAAFPYSITQLVTIVHTTTGTSSFDATLTAVPEPSALLLLGSGLAALGVWRLRKRN
- a CDS encoding nitroreductase family protein, giving the protein MSLPLEEMDQDLLAMYIRWFGHSVEKGVRNDKREGRGHSKPALVRAALDEWYRRKYPQREFILWAEDNLQDYMRWAETGEIQSHPVEHSQLFNPHSPVFDVLLKRSSVRFWQPIPVEEAKIHEILRAATHAPSSCNRQTWKLYVHRNPNLGGDSKLRSVSNTNLQERAPVTIFITIDIRLYPEKWAPAEDAGIVGQQMALAATALGLGGCLMYGGDDDAQDEWCKRYHIPPYRRMYLMFLFGYPAEHTVTEKRAHPDDIAVTVPTGI
- a CDS encoding transposase, translating into MHPSLTGDVIRATVPRHSIEKFVAFLADVVAHQPRGKEIHIIVNNLWTHRTHRVQQFLGDYQNVQLQLTLTSSSWLNQVETWSL